The sequence below is a genomic window from Nostoc flagelliforme CCNUN1.
AGAAAATAGTCTTCTGTGCTTGCAGACACAATCAAGAACTTTTAAGCTATGTGTAGGAAATGAAAACTTTTTAGCACACCTAGATTTTCACAGCAAACCTTTTGGATAACCAGATTACCAAACCTGAGATTTTGATTCAACGGATCGTTTTATTGACGCTGGCTATACTGCTAGCAGTCCCTTTGGGCTTTTTTGGTGTTCAGTTGGTTCAAGCCTCCGATCCATACGTCAAGAGCGTTCTATCCTTAACAGGAAACCCAGTTCAAGGACACGCGATCTTTCAAATTAACTGTGCTGGTTGTCATGGTCTGGAAGCAGATGGACGAGTAGGCCCCAGTTTGCAAGC
It includes:
- a CDS encoding c-type cytochrome yields the protein MDNQITKPEILIQRIVLLTLAILLAVPLGFFGVQLVQASDPYVKSVLSLTGNPVQGHAIFQINCAGCHGLEADGRVGPSLQAVSKHKSRYGLIRQVISGETPPMPKFQPSPQEMADLLNYLESL